A portion of the Oncorhynchus gorbuscha isolate QuinsamMale2020 ecotype Even-year linkage group LG19, OgorEven_v1.0, whole genome shotgun sequence genome contains these proteins:
- the gpr20 gene encoding G-protein coupled receptor 20 isoform X2 — protein sequence MASVEGRLPEMATGRGVIHRTMEPAYTGMSLYNSTSTVMPMATSAGNTNVSREPYMHRLAHLDEGLYNDFYSLWICLVVVNTLIFMVGMVLNTLALYVFCFRTKPKTTSVIYTINLAVTDLLVNLSLPTRIILYYSGGKCLNCSYVHIFSYFVNMYCSILFLTSICVDRYLAIVQAEASRKWRNPNVAKGVCIFIWLFAIVVTYSFLTTAFRHAGCCVSKLFVLTVFEFFLPLVVIVVFTVRIMCALSNSSLMQQSRERRVRAVQLLTTVLVIFTICFTPFHVRQVLVYFYPDMPHHVIVYHVTVTLSSLNSCMDPIVYCFVTNNFQSSMRGFFRKAEAELEQTSGNIISMQNSSKGSGTVTAIAHSVMMNVLSSSSPQHGNHIALD from the exons ATGGCTTCTGTAGAAGGAAGACTTCCTGAAATGGCTACAG GCCGCGGGGTCATCCACAGAACCATGGAGCCTGCCTATACTGGGATGTCACTGTATAACTCAACCTCAACAGTGATGCCCATGGCGACCTCCGCCGGCAACACCAATGTGAGCAGAGAGCCGTACATGCACCGCCTGGCCCATCTAGACGAGGGTCTCTACAATGACTTCTACAGCCTGTGGATCTGTCTGGTGGTGGTCAACACACTCATCTTCATGGTGGGAATGGTTCTCAACACCCTGGCCCTGTACGTGTTCTGCTTCCGCACCAAGCCCAAGACCACCTCAGTCATCTACACCATCAATCTGGCTGTCACAGACTTACTGGTTAACCTCTCCCTGCCCACACGTATCATTCTCTATTACAGTGGGGGAAAGTGCCTCAACTGCTCCTACGTGCATATATTCAGCTACTTTGTCAACATGTACTGCAGCATCCTCTTCCTCACCAGTATATGCGTGGACAGATACCTGGCCATAGTACAGGCTGAGGCCTCAAGGAAGTGGAGGAACCCTAACGTGGCCAAGGGAGTGTGCATTTTCATCTGGCTCTTCGCTATCGTGGTCACCTACTCCTTCCTCACCACGGCGTTCCGACACGCGGGCTGCTGCGTCTCCAAGCTCTTCGTCCTGACCGTCTTCGAGTTCTTCCTCCCCTTGGTCGTCATTGTGGTGTTCACTGTGCGCATCATGTGTGCCCTGTCCAACTCCAGTCTGatgcagcagagcagagagaggcgcGTGCGGGCCGTGCAGCTCCTCACCACTGTCCTGGTCATCTTCACCATCTGCTTCACCCCGTTCCACGTCAGGCAGGTGCTGGTGTACTTCTACCCCGACATGCCCCACCACGTCATTGTCTACCACGTCACCGTCACCCTCAGCAGCCTGAACAGCTGCATGGACCCCATCGTCTACTGCTTCGTCACCAACAACTTCCAGTCCAGCATGAGGGGCTTCTTCCGCAAGGCGGAGGCAGAGCTGGAGCAGACCAGTGGGAACATCATCAGCATGCAGAATAGCTCCAAGGGCTCGGGGACTGTCACAGCTATCGCTCACAGTGTGATGATGAACGTCCTGTCGTCCTCCTCTCCCCAGCATGGGAACCACATAGCGTTAGACTGA
- the gpr20 gene encoding G-protein coupled receptor 20 isoform X1, translating to MFTYGKSAEPYAGEQRTRGRGVIHRTMEPAYTGMSLYNSTSTVMPMATSAGNTNVSREPYMHRLAHLDEGLYNDFYSLWICLVVVNTLIFMVGMVLNTLALYVFCFRTKPKTTSVIYTINLAVTDLLVNLSLPTRIILYYSGGKCLNCSYVHIFSYFVNMYCSILFLTSICVDRYLAIVQAEASRKWRNPNVAKGVCIFIWLFAIVVTYSFLTTAFRHAGCCVSKLFVLTVFEFFLPLVVIVVFTVRIMCALSNSSLMQQSRERRVRAVQLLTTVLVIFTICFTPFHVRQVLVYFYPDMPHHVIVYHVTVTLSSLNSCMDPIVYCFVTNNFQSSMRGFFRKAEAELEQTSGNIISMQNSSKGSGTVTAIAHSVMMNVLSSSSPQHGNHIALD from the exons ATGTTTACATATGGGAAGAGTGCAGAGCCGTATGCTGGGGAGCAGAGGACCAGAG GCCGCGGGGTCATCCACAGAACCATGGAGCCTGCCTATACTGGGATGTCACTGTATAACTCAACCTCAACAGTGATGCCCATGGCGACCTCCGCCGGCAACACCAATGTGAGCAGAGAGCCGTACATGCACCGCCTGGCCCATCTAGACGAGGGTCTCTACAATGACTTCTACAGCCTGTGGATCTGTCTGGTGGTGGTCAACACACTCATCTTCATGGTGGGAATGGTTCTCAACACCCTGGCCCTGTACGTGTTCTGCTTCCGCACCAAGCCCAAGACCACCTCAGTCATCTACACCATCAATCTGGCTGTCACAGACTTACTGGTTAACCTCTCCCTGCCCACACGTATCATTCTCTATTACAGTGGGGGAAAGTGCCTCAACTGCTCCTACGTGCATATATTCAGCTACTTTGTCAACATGTACTGCAGCATCCTCTTCCTCACCAGTATATGCGTGGACAGATACCTGGCCATAGTACAGGCTGAGGCCTCAAGGAAGTGGAGGAACCCTAACGTGGCCAAGGGAGTGTGCATTTTCATCTGGCTCTTCGCTATCGTGGTCACCTACTCCTTCCTCACCACGGCGTTCCGACACGCGGGCTGCTGCGTCTCCAAGCTCTTCGTCCTGACCGTCTTCGAGTTCTTCCTCCCCTTGGTCGTCATTGTGGTGTTCACTGTGCGCATCATGTGTGCCCTGTCCAACTCCAGTCTGatgcagcagagcagagagaggcgcGTGCGGGCCGTGCAGCTCCTCACCACTGTCCTGGTCATCTTCACCATCTGCTTCACCCCGTTCCACGTCAGGCAGGTGCTGGTGTACTTCTACCCCGACATGCCCCACCACGTCATTGTCTACCACGTCACCGTCACCCTCAGCAGCCTGAACAGCTGCATGGACCCCATCGTCTACTGCTTCGTCACCAACAACTTCCAGTCCAGCATGAGGGGCTTCTTCCGCAAGGCGGAGGCAGAGCTGGAGCAGACCAGTGGGAACATCATCAGCATGCAGAATAGCTCCAAGGGCTCGGGGACTGTCACAGCTATCGCTCACAGTGTGATGATGAACGTCCTGTCGTCCTCCTCTCCCCAGCATGGGAACCACATAGCGTTAGACTGA
- the gpr20 gene encoding G-protein coupled receptor 20 isoform X3, producing MEPAYTGMSLYNSTSTVMPMATSAGNTNVSREPYMHRLAHLDEGLYNDFYSLWICLVVVNTLIFMVGMVLNTLALYVFCFRTKPKTTSVIYTINLAVTDLLVNLSLPTRIILYYSGGKCLNCSYVHIFSYFVNMYCSILFLTSICVDRYLAIVQAEASRKWRNPNVAKGVCIFIWLFAIVVTYSFLTTAFRHAGCCVSKLFVLTVFEFFLPLVVIVVFTVRIMCALSNSSLMQQSRERRVRAVQLLTTVLVIFTICFTPFHVRQVLVYFYPDMPHHVIVYHVTVTLSSLNSCMDPIVYCFVTNNFQSSMRGFFRKAEAELEQTSGNIISMQNSSKGSGTVTAIAHSVMMNVLSSSSPQHGNHIALD from the coding sequence ATGGAGCCTGCCTATACTGGGATGTCACTGTATAACTCAACCTCAACAGTGATGCCCATGGCGACCTCCGCCGGCAACACCAATGTGAGCAGAGAGCCGTACATGCACCGCCTGGCCCATCTAGACGAGGGTCTCTACAATGACTTCTACAGCCTGTGGATCTGTCTGGTGGTGGTCAACACACTCATCTTCATGGTGGGAATGGTTCTCAACACCCTGGCCCTGTACGTGTTCTGCTTCCGCACCAAGCCCAAGACCACCTCAGTCATCTACACCATCAATCTGGCTGTCACAGACTTACTGGTTAACCTCTCCCTGCCCACACGTATCATTCTCTATTACAGTGGGGGAAAGTGCCTCAACTGCTCCTACGTGCATATATTCAGCTACTTTGTCAACATGTACTGCAGCATCCTCTTCCTCACCAGTATATGCGTGGACAGATACCTGGCCATAGTACAGGCTGAGGCCTCAAGGAAGTGGAGGAACCCTAACGTGGCCAAGGGAGTGTGCATTTTCATCTGGCTCTTCGCTATCGTGGTCACCTACTCCTTCCTCACCACGGCGTTCCGACACGCGGGCTGCTGCGTCTCCAAGCTCTTCGTCCTGACCGTCTTCGAGTTCTTCCTCCCCTTGGTCGTCATTGTGGTGTTCACTGTGCGCATCATGTGTGCCCTGTCCAACTCCAGTCTGatgcagcagagcagagagaggcgcGTGCGGGCCGTGCAGCTCCTCACCACTGTCCTGGTCATCTTCACCATCTGCTTCACCCCGTTCCACGTCAGGCAGGTGCTGGTGTACTTCTACCCCGACATGCCCCACCACGTCATTGTCTACCACGTCACCGTCACCCTCAGCAGCCTGAACAGCTGCATGGACCCCATCGTCTACTGCTTCGTCACCAACAACTTCCAGTCCAGCATGAGGGGCTTCTTCCGCAAGGCGGAGGCAGAGCTGGAGCAGACCAGTGGGAACATCATCAGCATGCAGAATAGCTCCAAGGGCTCGGGGACTGTCACAGCTATCGCTCACAGTGTGATGATGAACGTCCTGTCGTCCTCCTCTCCCCAGCATGGGAACCACATAGCGTTAGACTGA